The nucleotide sequence CCGCAAGCCGGAGTCCTTGGACTGGAACGAATCCGCTGGCTTGCCGCTGGCCGGGTTGACTGCATTTCAGGTGCTGAAGCGGTTGGAACTGGCTGCGGGCGAGACTGTCTTGATCCATGGCGGTTCGGGCGGCGTGGGTTCGCTCGGCATCCAGATCGCGAAGGCCCTTGGTGCGAAGGTGATCGCCACTGCCTCGGAGAAGAACCATGACTTCCTCCGGTCCCTGGGGGCCGAACCCGTGGCCTACGGCGAAGGGCTGGCGGAGAGGGTGCGTGCCCTGCGCCCCGAAGGCGTGGAAGTGGTTGCGGACTTCGTGGGCGGCAACCTTTCGACCACCCTGGAGGTCCTGAAGGAAAACGGTCGCCACGCCTCCATCGCGGACAGTGATGTCGAGGAGCACGGCGGCACCTGGATGTGGGTGAATCCCGTGGGTGCTGAGCTGCAGGAACTTGCCGATCTGGTGGACGGGAACAAACTCCAGGTTGAGGTAGCGGAGACTTTCCCCCTTGCTGAGGCGGCGGAGGCGTTCCGCCTCAACATGGAAGGCCACACGCGCGGCAAGATCGTGGTCACGGTCGGAGCCTAAGGGCATAACGCGAACGACGGCGGCGGGTCACGTTGGGTTTCGTTTCGGAACCTGGCGTCGGCCCGCCGTTTTGCGTGAAGCATGGTGCTTCTTCAGCAGGTGTTCCTTCAGCCCGGGGTTTCTTCAGCATGGGGGAATTTGCCTTGTTAGGCCATCTTTGTGAGACTGAAATCCTCTATTCCCCAGTGTTAGGCCGATGTTTTGACGGACATTCAAGGTTTCGCGACGCAAACCAAGCGCTGACACGCACCTGATGTCCTTCCGGGCCGGTGGTTGCAGCGCATTCGCTGAAATCACTGGAGTCCTGAAAACATCATGCCTTTTACAAAAAATCCGTCCATCACCCTGACTGACGTCCGCCTTCAATGGCCGGACGGCACCACTGCCCTCACCGGGATTTCCGGGATTTCCGGGACCTTCGGAGTGGGCCGCACGGGCCTGGTGGGATCCAACGGTGCGGGAAAATCGACGTTGCTGCGCCTCATTGCCGGCGTGTTGACTCCAACGAGTGGCCGGATCAGCACCAACGGCGAGGTCGGCTACCTTCCGCAGACACTTACCCTCAAAACCGACTCAACCGTAGCCGACTTGCTCGGTATCGGCCCTAAGCTGCGGGCCTTGCGCGCCATCGAATCCGGCGACGCCGCGGTGGAGAATTTCGAGACAGTGGGCGATGACTGGGACATTGAAACCCGTGCAGACGAGTCCCTGCGTCATATCGGCTTTTCAGGATCGGACCTTGACCGGAACGTCGGCGAGATTTCGGGCGGCGAAGCCATGCTGGTCGCGATCACCGGACTTCGGCTCCAACGGACGGCAATTACGCTGCTGGACGAGCCAACGAACAACCTGGACAGGGATGCCCGGGCAAGACTCT is from Paenarthrobacter nicotinovorans and encodes:
- a CDS encoding NADP-dependent oxidoreductase, whose protein sequence is MKAITYNKYGNPDVLELTDQPMPKVGPGMVLVKVKAASVNPVDWKIMAGYLDPLMDLQFPAIPGWDVAGVVESTGIDAPHFKPGDEVIAYGRKDYVHGGSFAEYIALPERLLARKPESLDWNESAGLPLAGLTAFQVLKRLELAAGETVLIHGGSGGVGSLGIQIAKALGAKVIATASEKNHDFLRSLGAEPVAYGEGLAERVRALRPEGVEVVADFVGGNLSTTLEVLKENGRHASIADSDVEEHGGTWMWVNPVGAELQELADLVDGNKLQVEVAETFPLAEAAEAFRLNMEGHTRGKIVVTVGA